In the Uranotaenia lowii strain MFRU-FL chromosome 1, ASM2978415v1, whole genome shotgun sequence genome, CCTGCTTCAAAATCGCATCCGACTGTGTTCCGGTTTGGATCATCGTGAAAGTGACCGGAAGACCCTCGACAGACTGCTTGACGATGTCCTGCATGGTGTCTTCTAGCTCAATCGATGCGATGACGTACTCCTCGTTGGGGCGGACGTGGGTGTTAATCAGTCTCGACAAAATGTCAGCGTAACCAAAACTATTTGTGTTGACATATTTGATGCTGAAGTCATACAGTAGTAGAGTTAACGCCCACCGCTGAAGCCTGTTTGCTGTATAAACCGGGATGCCAGTCTTAGACCCGAAAATCGACAGCAACGGCTTATGATCcgtctccaaaacgaaattccGACCAAAAATCATCCTATGGAACCGAGTTACTGCAAATATTAGCGCCAGACCCTCCTTCTCAATCTGGCTGTAGTTCGCCTCGGCTGGCGTCAAGCTTCGTGACGCATAGGATACCGGTTTCACTGACCCATCAGGCAACTTGTGGGCAATTCGCGCGCCGATTCCGTAGTTTGACGCGTCTGCTGATACTATGATTTCCATTTTTGGATTGTAATGAGTAAGCGCCAATGGTGACTGCAGGATTTCACGGAACCGATGGAACGATCGCTGACACGCTTCTGACCAGTTCCATTTGGCACCAGTTTTCAAAAGCTGGTCCATCGGGTACCGGAGCTTACGCATTTCGGGAATGTACTTTGCGTAGTAGTTTACAGCTCCTAAATACGACCGTAATGATGAGACGTCCCGAGGTGGTGGCATGGTGGAAATGGCTGAAGTCTTTTCCGGATCGGGTCTTATTCCTTCACCATCTAAAACCTGGCCCAAGTATTCCACTTGCTGCATGTGGAATTTGCACTTCTCCATCCGAATCGTAAAACCATACTCCTCCAGACGCTGAAGCACTTGATGCAAATTGCGGTCATGCTCCTCCTTCGTGTGACCACCCACCAGCACGTCATCCAAATAACCACAGGCTCTACCGATGCCACTCAGAACTGCATCCATGATCTGCTGGAATGCACCCGGAGCTGATTTGATGCCGGGTGTGAGGCGAGTGTAGCGAAATAAGCCCTTGTGGGTGTTGACTGTCAGCAGATGTTGATCTCGGGGGTCCACTTCCACTTGGAGATAGGCATCGGATAGGTCAATATGACTGAAGACCTTACATCCTGCCATCTTTGTAAAGATGTCTTCTGGTAGGGGAAGTGGACACTGGTTTGACTCCAACGCCTCATTGAGGCCGGTCGAAAAGTCAGCGCAAATGCGGACTCTCCCGTTCGGTTTCCGAACCACGACGATGGGTGCTGCCCAATCTGAATGGTCCACTGGTTCGAGAATGCCCAAATTTTGCAACCGCTGAAGCTCATCTTCTACTGCACCTTGCACGCTGTAGGCCACCGGACGCTTGGGCCGGTAAACTGGTTTCGGTTCACCCTTGAGTGTTAGGCGAACCTTGGTCTTTGAACAGAGACCCATTTCCGACGAAAATACTTTCGGGAACTTAGCTTGCAGGGATGAATCCGGATGAGGCGATTGGTTGTTGATTTTGTTGCAGAATGAGCTGATGGGAATGTCCCATAATCCGAAGAGTTCGATCCAGTCAGAGCCTAAGATGTTAAGCTTCAGGTCTGGTGGAGCAACACGACACAATCCACGTTTTGTTTTGCTACCGATCTTCACATCACACCAAAACTCTCGGGCCAAATGAAGTGATCCTCCAGAAGCAGATTTGGCGTTGCAGGAAGGAATTGTTCCTTGTTGTTCGCCGATTTTTCGCCAACACTGGTCAGAAATGATAGTGATATCCGACGCTGAATCGATCTGCAATCGTACCGGAACCTGGTTGATTTCGATTTCGGAGTACTTCCTGCTCTGGGTAATATTATTCACGGACACTATCTTCACTTCTCTGCTactcttcttctttttcttcttgttaCTGCTGCTGCTACCGCCCGACGTAAAACAGGCGCAATATCCTTCCTTATGGCCTTTCTTTTTACACTCACGACACTGATGTTCACGGTATGTACAGTCCACAGAAAAGTGCATAGCACCGCACGCCCAACACGGAGTTTTTGGTAGATTGGTAGAATTTACTGACTTTCCCGCCCAATGTTTATGATTTGGTTTGGGATGCCGCTCTTTATGAATGGCATTCACTGCACTGAATGATTGCTGTTTCTCAACAAGACTGTTGTCTTGTTTCAAGTTCAGTAAATTCTTGCAATCTTCCACCACTTGTTCCAGAGAAACGTCCTTAGTTTCGTTTAACTTCGTTATCAACCTCATACGGATGTCCGAGTCTCGTGCTGACTTGAGACCACTCACAAAAATGAGGCACTTGAACTGTTCCTCTGACATATCTTTTAACTTGAAGTCCACACACGCTTTATTGACTTTGCACGAATAGGACACTAGATCATCGGAATCGTCTTTTGTCGTCTGCAAGCACAGATAACGGCGATGAAACGCGGACACTGGGGATCCGAAGATCGTTTTTAACTTCCCAATTGTTTCACTAAACGATAACTCCTTGGACAGCTTCGGAAGTATAAAACTGGTGAACCGCTCATGTGCTTGTGGATTCAGC is a window encoding:
- the LOC129759185 gene encoding uncharacterized protein K02A2.6-like, translated to MPDPAVNQAVGGLAQQPSSNQMLMQILQQQQQLMAQLTQQVSATQQAIHKLSRDETVLDSLSNNLTEFVYDPEQGSTFDSWYARYADLFDKDAEKLDDAAKVRLLMRKLNPQAHERFTSFILPKLSKELSFSETIGKLKTIFGSPVSAFHRRYLCLQTTKDDSDDLVSYSCKVNKACVDFKLKDMSEEQFKCLIFVSGLKSARDSDIRMRLITKLNETKDVSLEQVVEDCKNLLNLKQDNSLVEKQQSFSAVNAIHKERHPKPNHKHWAGKSVNSTNLPKTPCWACGAMHFSVDCTYREHQCRECKKKGHKEGYCACFTSGGSSSSNKKKKKKSSREVKIVSVNNITQSRKYSEIEINQVPVRLQIDSASDITIISDQCWRKIGEQQGTIPSCNAKSASGGSLHLAREFWCDVKIGSKTKRGLCRVAPPDLKLNILGSDWIELFGLWDIPISSFCNKINNQSPHPDSSLQAKFPKVFSSEMGLCSKTKVRLTLKGEPKPVYRPKRPVAYSVQGAVEDELQRLQNLGILEPVDHSDWAAPIVVVRKPNGRVRICADFSTGLNEALESNQCPLPLPEDIFTKMAGCKVFSHIDLSDAYLQVEVDPRDQHLLTVNTHKGLFRYTRLTPGIKSAPGAFQQIMDAVLSGIGRACGYLDDVLVGGHTKEEHDRNLHQVLQRLEEYGFTIRMEKCKFHMQQVEYLGQVLDGEGIRPDPEKTSAISTMPPPRDVSSLRSYLGAVNYYAKYIPEMRKLRYPMDQLLKTGAKWNWSEACQRSFHRFREILQSPLALTHYNPKMEIIVSADASNYGIGARIAHKLPDGSVKPVSYASRSLTPAEANYSQIEKEGLALIFAVTRFHRMIFGRNFVLETDHKPLLSIFGSKTGIPVYTANRLQRWALTLLLYDFSIKYVNTNSFGYADILSRLINTHVRPNEEYVIASIELEDTMQDIVKQSVEGLPVTFTMIQTGTQSDAILKQVKQFVETVWPTDRSKFNDSQLQQFHQRRDSLSIVSDCLVYGERLVIPAKFRDRILRVLHKGHPGVERMRSIARSYVYWPGIDEQISQRVRACVECSRAAKTNTKTNLESWPVPEKPWQRIHADYAGPVAGNYYLIVVDAFSKWPEVISTKRITASATVAMFREIFARNGMPETLVTDNGTQFASEEFETFCSNQGILHLRTPPYHPQSNGLAERFVDTFKRGLRKITTGGEPLREAIDTFLLCYRSTPCRSAPDGKSPAELLLGRRLRTALDLLKPPTSFYKQPESKQEIQFNRKHGTKALNYDVKDLVWTKVHRNNTWSWEPGQILERIGRVIYNVWLPEKRNLVRSHTNQLRKRYESEQPTSPVQQQSTQIPLSILLDSCDLSQPSAEQATGGPSQLPLLNQLLPTEVPRRAPSKPPRATTQQQPSQLRQSSRVRRTPVRYEPYHLF